From Lycium ferocissimum isolate CSIRO_LF1 chromosome 12, AGI_CSIRO_Lferr_CH_V1, whole genome shotgun sequence, one genomic window encodes:
- the LOC132039075 gene encoding uncharacterized protein LOC132039075, giving the protein MVNDVFGVQSRFEPKQNFEQPPNEEAMGFYQELEEAIHPLWVGSQHSKLFVAVRMINIKSDWTIAEVAMDSTIKLMGELASPEFDIPTSYYQENRLVSELGVSYDRIHCCPNGCMLFYKQDADLNECKLYGHACYRQTPSGKMVPIKAMHYLPVIPRLKRLLASPSSASHMRWHNENRRTPGVMCHPSDREAWKHFDRTYPNLASEPRNIHLGLCADGFTPYSVSAAPYSCWPIFLTPYNLLPEMCMTSPYIFLNCVILGPRTPKVLIDVYLQPLIDELKQLWCECVVTYDVSTKSNFNMHASLMWTINDFPAYEMLSGWMTAGKLACSYCMENSKAFTLKHGHKNSWFDCHRQFLPMDHEFRKMKQAFRKNKTENDPPSRALSGEEIWGRARQKHNPKARLDFKEYCRCPELNLQELVNNKVFKPKASFSFTLEEKREICRLVKNLRMRRVYHTGEHTQFVEDIALGPGSEVKTMKMYIVNVTRLQLMYPGYPKKKITLFRCKWFDPSQRGTRVNRQQNIIDVKHTRQYNRCDPFIIAQNAKQVYYAPYPLRRDKADWWVVIKTKPVGRIEVDNALDVAYQNDVPFVHQTMDTELENSLEHPQNILEEVDEDDVTIIENVEEESTDGPETSNGEESSDENETSEDEWEND; this is encoded by the exons ATGGTTAATGATGTTTTTGGCGTACAGTCTAGGTTTGAACCTAAGCAAAATTTTGAGCAACCTCCTAATGAAGAGGCAATGGGCTTCtatcaagaattagaagaggCCATTCATCCACTTTGGGTTGGGAGTCAGCATTCTAAGTTATTTGTTGCAGTTAGAATGATTAATATCAAATCCGATTGGACTATTGCTGAAGTTGCTATGGACTCAACGATTAAGCTTATGGGGGAACTAGCTAGTCCGGAATTTGACATACCTACGAGTTACTATCAAGAAAATAGATTAGTTTCTGAATTAGGAGTGTCGTATGATAGAATTCATTGTTGTCCAAACGGTTGTATGTTGTTCTATAAGCAAGATGCCGACTTAAATGAATGTAAATTATATGGACATGCGTGTTATAGGCAGACACCTAGTGGGAAGATGGTTCCAATTAAGGCGATGCATTATTTACCTGTTATACCTAGGTTAAAGAGGTTGCTTGCATCGCCGAGTTCTGCTTCTCACATGAGATGGCACAATGAAAATAGAAGGACACCTGGTGTTATGTGTCATCCATCGGATAGAGAAGCGTGGAAACATTTTGATAGAACTTATCCTAATTTGGCTAGTGAACCAAGAAACATTCATTTGGGTTTGTGTGCGGATGGTTTCACACCATACTCTGTTTCGGCTGCACCCTATTCTTGTTGGCCTATATTTCTTACTCCGTATAATCTACTGCCTGAGATGTGTATGACAAGTCCTTACATATTCCTAAATTGTGTTATCCTTGGTCCCCGTACtccaaaagttttgattgatgtCTATCTACAACCTTTGATTGATGAGTTAAAACAATTGTGGTGTGAATGTGTAGTGACATATGATGTATCAACTAAGAGCAATTTCAATATGCATGCTTCTTTGATGTGGACTATTAATGATTTTCCTGCGTATGAGATGTTGTCTGGTTGGATGACTGCTGGAAAGCTAGCTTGTTCGTATTGCATGGAAAATAGTAAAGCattcactttaaaacatggccataaaaattcatggtttgattgtCATCGTCAGTTCTTGCCTATGGATCACGAATTCAGGAAAATGAAACAAGCATTTAGAaagaataaaactgaaaatgatCCTCCATCTCGAGCATTGTCAGGAGAGGAAATTTGGGGGAGG GCAAGACAAAAACATAACCCAAAAGCTAGATTGGACTTCAAGGAATATTGTAGGTGCCCTGAATTGAACTTGCAAGAGTTAGTGAATAATAAAGTGTTCAAGCCCAAGGCTAGTTTTTCATTCACTTTGGAGGAGAAACGAGAGATTTGTCGACTGGTTAAGAATTTGCGGATGCGTAGG GTTTATCATACAGGAGAACATACCCAATTTGTGGAAGATATAGCTCTCGGACCAGGCAGTGAAGTTAAGACAATGAAAATGTACATTGTGAATGTTACCA GATTACAACTTATGTATCCAGGTTACCCTAAGAAGAAAATAACATTATTTCGGTGCAAGTGGTTTGATCCAAGCCAAAGAGGTACAAGGGTGAATCGTCAACAAAACATAATTGATGTTAAACACACAAGACAATACAATCGTTGTGATCCCTTtataattgcacaaaatgctAAGCAAGTGTATTATGCTCCATATCCTTTGCGTAGAGATAAGGCTGATTGGTGGGTGGTTATAAAGACTAAGCCTGTGGGGAGGATTGAGGTCGATAATGCGTTAGACGTGGCATATCAAAATGATGTACCATTTGTTCATCAAACGATGGACACAGAGTTAGAAAATAGTCTGGAACATCCTCAAAACATATTAGAagaagttgatgaagatgatgtaACTATCATAGAAAATGTTGAGGAAGAATCAACCGATGGACCTGAAACAAGCAATGGGGAAGAATCATCtgatgaaaatgaaacaagcGAGGATGAGTGGGAGAATGACTAG